The DNA region TCCGTGGTTAAAGGCATCTATGTATTAACTGATCGGGACGGTGGAAAACTCTACGTTGGAAAAGCCGATGGAATTGAGGGGATATGGGGCCGATGGAAATATTATTTTGGTTCCGGGCATGGCGGCAATGTAGGGCTTAAGGAAGCTTTCGGCATAGGCGATGAAAACCGACTGCAGAATATCACATTCGCGATCCTCGAAGTCATGGATCTTAATGCCGAAAAAGGTGAAATTGACCGCCGCGAAACTCACTGGAAGCAAATACTGCTCTCGCGAGAGTTTGGCCATAACCGAAACTAATTAAGCCTGTAAAAACGCGCTGAACTGCTCCCCATTGATTAGGACTCGGCATTAATTGTGGCAACAATTACGAACTTCGCTTAATTGCCGCTCTTGGCCGTTGCCGTGGGCTGCTATGTGCCAGGAACGGATGTTACTTTCTTCATGGTATGTTAGTTTGCAGGGAGCAGGTCAAGCATGACCTGCCCCTGTTAATTAATATGTGGCTACGTTAACAAAACCTCCAGCTGCTGCAGAGCAAATGCGCATGTCCGCTCTTCGCTCATAGCGGACGTGCAAGCCCTGGCGTAGTCGGCATTGCGCCAGAGGCGAACATTGAAGCACAGCCGCCCAAAAGCCTGCAGGTGAAATTCAGGTAGACTTGAGTCTACGGTTCATTCTGCATTAGCTTTCAGTTAGCGCCTCAGGTCGATCCGAATCACGAAACACACAGGCGCGGCAGGAATATTAAAGGTGCTCAGGGGCTGATATGCGTTCCAATATGATTGAATATATGACTATTTTTATCCAGGTTGTTGAACTGGGTAGCTTCACCAAAGCCGCTGATGTTCTGCAGCTGCACCGCCCCGCCGTCAGTAAAGCGATACAGCATCTTGAAGACGATCTCGGTATAAAACTCATTCACCGCACCACCCGCAAGCTGAGCGTGACGGCTGAGGGCGACGAATTTTATCAGCGTGCCAAACACGTTCTGGCTGAAGTAGATAACATGATGGCCAGTTTTTCACCGACCCTGCCGCCGCGTGGACGGCTCAGGCTTGATGTCCCGCTGGCGCTGGCTCATGCCATCATTATTCCCCATCTGATGGCGTTCCAGTCGCTGTATCCCGATATTGAAATGGTGCTGGTTTCCTCGGATAAAAAAACCGATCTGATTGGCGAAGGCGTGGACTGCGTGGTGCGGCTGGGCGAACTGCAGGACTCAAGCTTCATCTCCCGACGTATTGGGGAAATCAGAATGGTCACCTGTGCCGCTCCTTCCTATCTGCAGCGGCACGGGCGGCCAACAACACTGGCAGATCTGGAGCAGCATCGGGCGGTTAACTTCTTCAGCGATCACAGCCGGGACGTGATGGAATGGAAGTTTATCGAGAATGGCGTGGTTGTTTCGCGGCGCCCTGTCGGCAGCATGCTGGTTGATAACTCCGATATTCTCTTGTCCTGTGCCCTGGCCGGTCTGGGTATTATCCAGGCATCCTGTAACGCCCTGGCACCGCATATTGCTTCCGGTAAGCTTGAAGCCATCCTGACACAGTACCCTTGTGTTTCTAAGCCCGTTTCAGTGATGTATCCGGACAGGCGCAACCTTTCGCCGCAGGTGCGCGTGTTTATCGACTGGTTCAGCGACCTTTTTGCCAGGCAGATCGCCTGAAACCACCGATTGTTACTGAATTCGTAACACTGATGTTCCTCAGCAGCTATTTTTCCATTGATGACAACCCCGTAGAGTGTTTGCAAATAAATCGATCATGCCTTTCCAGGGTATGTCGTTCACTGACGAGGTCTGAATATGTCTAAAGTTGTTACCTTTAACCGCACTGGCGGTCCGGAAGTGTTGGAAATTGTTGATGTTCAGGTACCCGCGCCTGGTGCAGGAGAAGTTCAGATTCGGGTCCATGCTATTGGCCTTAATCGCGCAGAAATTATGTACCGCAATGGCCAGTATGTGATTGAACCTGAATTCCCGGCGCGACTGGGTTATGAAGCGGCTGGGGTAGTGGAGGCTGTAGGTGAGCATGTCGAAAGCGTTGCCAAAGGTGATGTGGTCAGCGTTATACCTTCCTTCATGTTTAGCGAATATGGCATGTACGGTGAGTTAGTTAACGCACCGGCGCATGCGGTGGTAAAACACCCAGGGAATCTCTCTTTTGAACAAGCCGCTGCGAGCTGGATGATGTACGTCACGGCCTACGGCGCGCTGGTGGAATACGGTAACCTGCAAGCGGATCAGAATGTAATTATTCGCGCAGCATCAAGCAGCGTTGGCCTGGCAGCCATTCAGATAGCGAATATGCTGGGTGCCAAACCCATTGCCCTCACCCGCACCAGCGAAAAACGCGACCTGCTACTGAAGGCGGGGGCCGCCGCCGTTATCGCTACCGCAGAGCAGGATATGGTGGCTGAAATTAATCAGGCGACGCAGGGTGAAGGTGCCCATATTGTGTTTGATCCTGTTGGCGGCCCGGACGCGGCTAAGCTGATGCAAACCATGGCACCGCAGGGCATCTACTTCCAGTATGGGGCGCTCGACAGCCGCGACATGGTTGTACCTGTCTTCGAGATTCTTGGTAAACATCTCACGCTACGCGGCTATGAGCTGTTCGAAATCACTACCGACGCGGAAAAAATGGCGCGGGCGAAATCCTTCGTCACCGAAGGGTTGCGCTCCGGCAAACTGAAACCGGTCATTGATAAAACCTTCACGCTTGACGATATTGCGGATGCGCATCGCTATATGGAAGCCAATGGTCAGACAGGTAAAATTATCGTTACCGTTGAATAATCGTTTTCCCGCGGCTTAGGCCGCGAAAATGAGTTTGTTGGGAAGCGACGCTGTTATCAGCGTAATACCCGTTAATGGCCGCCCAGGGATGCGGCGGCCATATTATCTATTGTGTGTTGAAAGGGCTTTTCACTCATCTCTGACCGATCCCCGCATAAGCTGGCTGAATGAAGCACAGCACCGCATGCGCCATTTTCATTCCGCACGTTACTGCGAATTCCCTGACCTAAAGCAGCGAATTTCTCCTTCAATTGCCCGCTACTGTAGCGCTGACAACAACGGGAGACGTTATGAATTACAAAATTTCTGGACTGAAGGCCGAGCCGTTCATTCATCTTTTTGGACAGAGCGATGCCTGTCTTAACCGCCTGGGTGCCAGCAGGCACACCGTGGACAGTTATCCTGGCTATCCCGACAGAATTTCATTATGTGATATCCCGATGGGTGAAACCGCGATTCTCATCAACCACATCTATCAGCCGGCCAATACGCCCTATTTCGGCACGCATGCCATCTATTTGTGGGAAGGCTGTACGCAGCAAGGCATTTACGTCAACGCGTTACCGGAGGTGATGACCAACCGGCTCCTGTCATTGCGCGCCTATGACGAGAGACACTTTATACGGCAGGCGGATATCTGTGAGGGAAAATTCGCTGAACAGCTTATCCATCTTTTTTTTGCCGATCCGTTGATAAACTATATCCAGATCCATAACGCGAAACGAGGCTGCTATTCCTGCTGCGTTGAGCGTGATGAATAAGCCAGATCGGTGAGCCACGGCATCGGTTTTAACCAATGCTATTGCTCAACGCTGGCTATTTTCATTACTGACAGGTCTGCTGTGCCTTTTGGCTGGCTATTCTGTGACGTGGGCGGAAATTACGTGTCATGCTGCGTTAATTTTTTGTCAGCGTATCAGGATGTGGTGATAAATTGCCCGGCATCACTGCGCTAAAGCAACGGAGAGAAAATGCCTATACAGCAGGCGCCACGGCTGGAGACAGAACGCCTGGTGTTAAAGCAGTTCACGCTTGATGATTTCCCGGCACTACAGGCATGCTGGGCCGATCCTGAAATGATAAAATTGAATCGCGGTGAGCTGCCCACGTCAGAATTCATCTGGTCGCGCTTGCTGCGCTACATTGGGCACTGGCATGCCCTGGGCTATGGTTACTGGGCGGTATTTGAGAAAACGACGAATCTGTATGTGGGTGCGTTTGGATTTCAGGATGCCCATCGCGATATTACGCCAGCTTTGCCCTGCCCCGAAGCGGGATGGACGCTGATTGCTGACGCGCGTGGCAAAGGTTATGCCTCTGAAGCGATCGCTGCCATTTTGCACTGGGCCGACAACGCATTGCCCTCTGACGTATGTTGCATCATCGCTGAAGAGAACCAGCGTTCAAATTATCTGGCTGAGCGATATGGTTTTCGATTTCAGCATCATCTCTGTTATCGGGGTAAGCAAGTTCGCTTACTCATACGACCGCAGCATTCTGCTGCCGAGTGAGAAGCTATCGCGCGCCGTCACAGCGGTCAGGAAAGCGATCCCGGCTTTCCAGCCTGTGGAACAGGTGCAAAATTTCACAACTTTTCCACCAGCGTTTTTAATTGCGCAATGACGCTCTCTTGCTCATTTTGATTCTGCTGGCCATAAGGCCAGGTCGACTGCCGGATGATTAAATGGGTCGGCAGCAGCTCACGAATTCTGATTTGCGGCGCGGCCATCTTCTGAATAAGTAATTCAACCGCCCGTTTACCCAGCTTATTGAAATCCTGCGCAACCGTCGTTAGCGGCGGCTGAAAATAGAGGCTGTCCGCGGTGTCGTCATAGCCGGTGACTGAAACGGCCCGGCTGCCGGTGCGATGCAATTGTGCCAGCGCACTGAGCACACCCAGCGCCATTTGATCGTTGGCGACAACGATGGCGCTAATGCGGCTGTGCTGATGCAGCAACTCAAACGCTTTATGCCAGCCGCTGGCCGCGCTCCAGTCACCAAAAACCGTCACCGCATTACTGACACCATGCCGATGCAAGGTCTCGCGCCAGCTGCTCAATCGCATACGCGCTGAAACCGAGCTTTCGGGGCCGGCCAGCAAACCGAAATCCCGGTGCCCGAGTTCCCACAGATGGCTGACGCAGGCGCCACAACCATCGAGGTGATTAAAGCGCACGCAGCAGACATCGGTTTCGGGTGAGATATCTAAAAACAGGCAGCAAATATCCGGATTCTCACTCACCAGCTTTTCCGCCAGGCTGCTTTCCAGCGGCAGGTTGATAATCGCACCGCGAATATTCTGCGCACGGAACTCATTCAACCGGGCCTGAAGCGAGGCGTAATCCACCATTACCGGCATCGCGATGACCACTTCCAGCTGGTGCGCGCCAGCGTAGCTTTTGATCGCCGCGGCAATTTGCGAAGGCGCATGCAGCGTCAACGATGCGGTGATCAGGCCGATCGACGGTGCCGATTTCCCTGCCAGTAATTGCGCCGATCGGTTAGGCACATAGTGCAACGCCTGCATGGCGTGGATCACTCGGTTGCGGGTGCGCTCAGAGACCACGTCGGGCCGGTTCAACACGCGAGAGACGGTTTGCTGGGATACCCCGGCCTCACGCGCCACATCTTCTAACGTTGACGTACGGCGCTGCATCCTCTTCTCCTGTGCATATCGGGCATAAATGTCGATCGCTAACATTTATTGTCTACATTACGACAAATCTTGCTGCTTTTCGCCCTGTTTCGTGATCGTTAATGAGTTTCAATCTCAGCAATATTGTTGTTATCAATAAAATATCTGATAACTCAACCTGTCTTGTCTAGCGAATGACATTTTCTTTGACCTGTCAGGTAACTTTATGCGCCATCTCGATCGTCCTGCCTCTTCCGGGCTGCAATTTCATGATGTTCTTGCCCGTGAAGACTGGCAAAACCAGACCATTACGCACCTGAACCGTTTAGCGGCCCATCCCACGTTTGCCAGCTGGCGCGACCTTGGTGCAGCCCGCGAAAATCAGCCCTCAGCACAGCGCCGTCTGCTGGATGGCCAGTGGCAGTTCGCTTATGCCCGCAGCCCGTTTGAGGTAGACGCCAGCTGGCTGGAGAGCGATCTGGCAGAGAGCCGCAGCACAACCGTGCCGTCGAACTGGCAAATGGCAGGCTACGACGCGCCAATCTATACCAACGTCCGTTACCCCATTGAAACGACGCCACCGCGGGTACCGGAAGAGAACCCTACCGGTTGCTACTCACTGACGTTTAGCGTGGAGGAAAACTGGCAGACTGAAGGTCAGACGCAGATTATTTTTGATGGCGTGAACTCAGCTTTTCACCTGTGGTGCAACGGTGAATGGATCGGTTACTCCCAGGACAGCCGCCTGCCCGCAGCCTTTGATCTCAGCGCCGCGCTTAAGCCGGGCGAGAACCGGCTTTGCGTCATGGTGATGCGCTGGAGCGCAGGCACCTGGCTGGAAGATCAGGATATGTGGCGGATGAGCGGTATCTTCCGTTCCGTCTGGTTGCTGAATAAACCGACCCTGCACCTCAGCGATGTTCAGCTCACACCAGAGCTTGATGCGCTTTATCGCGATGCTGAGCTGGTGGTTAATGTGAGCGTCGCCGGCCTGAAACAGCTGCCTGAAAACCTGACGATTAGCGTCGAAGTGTGGGATAACGCCGAGCAGGTTGCAAGCCATCGTCAGCCGCCTGGATCGCCGACAATCGATGAGCGCGGCAATTACGCCGAACGTGCCGTGATGCGCCTTCCCGTCGCGCGCCCGGCGCTGTGGAGTGCAGAAACGCCCCACTGCTATCGCGCGGTAGTCTCGCTGTGGGGCGGCGACACGCTGATCGAGGCTGAAGCCTGGGATATCGGTTTTCGTCGGGTGGAAATCAGCAATGGCTTACTGAAACTGAACGGTAAACCCTTGTTGATTCGTGGCGTCAACCGCCATGAACATCACCCTGAGCGCGGGCAGGTCGTCACCGAAGAGGATATGGTGCAGGACATTTTGTTGATGAAGCAGCATAACTTCAACGCCGTTCGCTGCTCCCATTACCCTAACGTGCCGCGCTGGTATGAGCTGTGCAACCGTTATGGCCTCTACGTGGTGGATGAGGCCAACATTGAAACCCACGGCATGGTGCCGATGAACCGCCTTTCCGACGACCCCGCGTGGTTACCGGCCTGGAGCGCCCGCGTTACGCGGATGGTGCAATGCAATCGCAATCATCCGTCGATCATTATCTGGTCGCTGGGCAATGAGTCCGGCGGCGGCGGCAATCACGAAGCGATGTATCACTGGCTCAAACGTAACGATCCGTCACGCCCGGTGCAGTATGAAGGCGGCGGCGCCAACAGCACCACCACCGACATCCTCTGCCCAATGTATGCCCGTGTCGAAAGCGATCTGCTTATTCCGGCGGTGCCGAAATGGGGGATCAAAAAATGGATCAGCCTGCCCGGCGAGCAGCGGCCCTTGATCCTGTGCGAATACGCGCATGCCATGGGCAACAGCCTCGGTAACTATGCCGATTACTGGCAGGCGTTTCGTGATTATCCCCGGTTGCAGGGAGGATTTGTGTGGGACTGGGCCGATCAGGCCATTACCAAAACCTTCGACGATGGCAGCGTTGGCTGGGCCTACGGCGGTGATTTTGGCGATAAGCCCAACGATCGGCAGTTTTGCATGAATGGCCTGGTGTTCCCGGATCGCCGTCCTCACCCGTCGCTGATTGAAGCGATGCATGCGCAGCAGTACTTCCAGTTTGCGCTGGTGTCGCAAAACCCACTGCGTATCAGCCTGACCAGCGAATATCTGTTCCGCACCACGGATAATGAAGAGCTTCACTGGCGGGTGCAGGCTTCGGGAGAAACCCTTGCCGCAGGCCATACAACGCTTGCTCTTGCGCCTGAAGCGTACGCTGAGCTCACGCTATCCGAGGAATTGACGCTGCCCGCCGGTGCCACAGAAGTGTGGTTGACGCTGGAAGTTATTCAGCCAGATCGCACGGCCTGGTCCGATGCCGGACACCGCGTCGCCTGGCAACAGTTTGCCCTCGCCGCACCGCTGGTGCTGCAAACGCCCAGCCCGGCAGCAGATGCCCCTGAGCTTAACCACAGTGACACCGCCTGGACGGTTCGCAGCGGCGTACAGCAGTGGATTATTGATCGTCAAAGCGGCTTACTGACGCACTGGCAGGTCGACGGCGTAGAGCAACTTCTGACGCCGCTGCGTGACCAGTTTGTGCGCGCGCCGCTGGATAACGATATTGGCGTCAGTGAAGTGGAACGCATCGATCCTAACGCCTGGGTTGAGCGCTGGAAAAGCGCAGGCCTTTACCATCTCACCGCACGGTGCGTGCAGTGTGACGCGCAGCGCCTGTCGCACGAAGTGGTGATCGATAGCCGCTGGCACTATCTGAGCAATGACGACGTGGTGATCGTCAGCCACTGGCGCATGACCTTTGACGCACAGGGCACGCTGCATTTAGCCATCGATGGTGAACGGGCGGGCACGCTGCCGCCGTTGCCGCGCGTTGGGCTGCATTTTCAGGTGCCCGATCAGCATAAACCGGTCTCATGGCTGGGATTCGGGCCGCATGAGAACTACCCGGATCGCCGCACCAGCGCCTGTTTCTCCCGTTGGGAGCGCCCGCTCGATGAGATGAGCACGCCGTACATTTTCCCCACTGAAAATGGGTTGCGTTGCGACAGCAAAGCGCTGGACTGGGGCCGCTGGCATGTCTCAGGTGATTTTCACTTCTCGGTACAGCCTTACAGCACGAAGCAGTTAATGGAGACGGATCACTGGCACTGGATGCAGCCGGAAGATGGCGTCTGGATAACCCTTGATGGCCAGCATATGGGCGTCGGCGGTGATGACTCCTGGACGCCCAGCGTACTGCAGCAATGGTTATTGCTCGAAACACGGTGGCAATATCAGTTAACGCTGCATTTCCAATAATAATCAGGGGCGCAAGCCCCTGGCATAACGGCATAACCCGATGGAACAGTCACAATGAAACTCTCACAACTGGCACCAAGAGAACGGCATAATTTTATCTATTTTATGCTGTTCTTTTTCTTCTACTATTTCATTATGTCGGCCTACTTTCCCTTTTTCCCGGTCTGGCTGGCGGAAGTTAACCATCTAACCAAAACAGAAACCGGGATCGTATTTTCTTCTATTTCGCTGTTTTCGATTATCTTCCAGCCGGTATTCGGTCTGGTCTCCGATAAACTTGGGCTGCGCAAACATCTGCTGTGGATTATCACGGTTTTACTGATCCTGTTTGCGCCCTTCTTTATTTTTGTGCTGTCACCTCTGCTGCAAATTAATATCTTTGCTGGCGCGCTGGCAGGCGGCATCTATTTGGGCGTCGTCTTCTCCAGCGGCTCCGGCGCCGTCGAGGCCTACATTGAACGCGTCAGTCGCGCCAACCGCTTTGAATATGGCAAAGTCCGCGTTTCCGGCTGCGTGGGCTGGGCGTTATGTGCGTCCATTACCGGCATTCTGTTTAACATCGATCCCAATATCACCTTCTGGATCGCGTCCGGCTTTGCCCTGGTGCTGGGCGTACTGTTATGGGTATCGCGCCCGGAAGGCAGTAACACCGAACGGGTGATTGATGCCTTGGGTGCTAATCAGCGGGCGTTCTCTTTGCGCACCGCCGCCGAGCTGTTGCGGATGCCACGCTTCTGGGGATTTATGGTTTACGTGGTGGGTGTCGCGAGTGTTTATGACGTCTTCGACCAACAGTTCGCTAATTTCTTTAAAGGCTTTTTCTCCAGCCCGCAACGCGGCACTGAGGTATTTGGCTTCGTGACCACCGGAGGAGAATTACTTAATGCGTTGATCATGTTTTTCGCCCCGGCGATTGTGAACCGCATTGGTGCGAAAAATGCGCTGCTGATCGCCGGCGTTATCATGTCGACGCGTATTTTAGGTTCTTCTTTTGCTTCATCCGCCACGGAAGTGGTTATTTTAAAAATGCTGCATATGTTTGAGCTGCCGTTCCTGCTGGTGGGCACCTTTAAATATATCTCTTCAGCCTTTAACCCAACGCTGTCGGCAACGTTGTTCCTGATAGGATTTAATTTATCGAAGCAACTTTCAGGCGTCGTGCTGTCAACATGGGTTGGACGCATGTATGACACCGTGGGTTTCCATCAGGCTTATCTTGTTCTCGGCTGCCTCACGCTGGCCTTTACAGTGATTTCGATGTTTACGTTGAAAGGCACTAAGACCCTGCTACCGGCCACCCGCTATAAGAGCGCGACCTGAGGATGCGTGCCCGTGCAGAGCGGGCACGCATCAGCCCTTCATTAATCTGGTCAACAAGGCCATTCTTAACGGGGCTTTCTGGAGCCTGTTGAACACAGACCGTCCGGGTCACAGGATGCTACGTGCACCGGACAGCCTGTTTCTTTATTCAACCTGCCAGATTACATCGCCATGTGCTGGGCAGGCTTCAAATGTTGCTCCACAACCGGTGTGTGCGCGTCAGCCAGCGCCTTCACGTCGGGATCTTTGATCTTCGTTGCGTCACTTTGCAGCGTCGACAGCACCATCTTGTGATCCTTTATGCCCGCGTTTTCCATATACATTTTGTCAAAAGCATCGCCGCTCTTCGCCGCCAGTTTGGCCGCCATCGCCTTGTGTTTGGCGTCTGGCTCAGTTGGCAGTGTTACGCCCTTCTGCTCAGCGACCGTTTTTACCTTGGTCAAGGCATCGCCGTGGTCTGCAATCATCTTCTGAGCAAATGCTTTGGTTTCGCTGCTTTGCGCCTTGGTGAGGGCCATCTTAGCGGCGGCGATTTCGTTGATATTGGCCTGCGCCATATCTTTGACCGCTTTTTCGTCACCGGCACTGAGTGTAGTGTTCGCTCCGGCCTGGCCTGCGGGGGCATTCTGCGCGCCGCTGGTGGCCGTCTGCGCCTGCACGCCAGCCGTGCTGAACATAGCTACTACTGCCGATACCGCCAGCAATCCTTTTAGCGTTTTACTGTTTTGCATTTTGTTCTCCTGAAGGTCATGGATGAGACTCGAGCCAGGTAATACGCCTTGCGCAGCCTCGTAAGGAAATGACAAGTGCAATGGTCAGTATAGCGGATCGGTGATTTTTGCCAGCAGTTTAGGCTGTGATTATCAAGGGAAGCGGCAGGAAATAGCGGGAGTTAACGAAGTGGACAGTGCCCGGCGAGCAGGTTGAGTCATCGTGGGTATGTTCTTCAACATTTTATGAGCGTAGCCATAACGCTACAACAGCAGGTGATTTGCATGCAAAACGCATCAGGTTGGAAATATTCAAAGCAGGTATTAACCCGAGCGCTGCCGTCAGACCTCAACCGCGAGAGTTGAAACACGATGCAGTGCAGTCGCAGCAGAAAGAATGTTGAGGGTTAGGCTTTTTAATCAATGCCCATTAAAGTGCTTAGAAAGCCAGGCAGCGGGTTAAGTGGTTTAAAACAGACAAGGAGAAGCGATGAAGGTCAGACTTGCCGTGCCTGCTGACGCAGAAGCATGCTGGAATATCCGTAACCAGGCTATCCGTTATGGATGTAAAAACAGTTATGATGAGGCCATTATTACCGCCTGGACCCCGGAAAACATGCCGGAAAGTTACAGGAAGGTGATTATTGCGAATCCGTTTTTTGTGGCTGTCGACCCGGATAACC from Duffyella gerundensis includes:
- a CDS encoding DUF1203 domain-containing protein; translated protein: MNYKISGLKAEPFIHLFGQSDACLNRLGASRHTVDSYPGYPDRISLCDIPMGETAILINHIYQPANTPYFGTHAIYLWEGCTQQGIYVNALPEVMTNRLLSLRAYDERHFIRQADICEGKFAEQLIHLFFADPLINYIQIHNAKRGCYSCCVERDE
- a CDS encoding MFS transporter; the encoded protein is MKLSQLAPRERHNFIYFMLFFFFYYFIMSAYFPFFPVWLAEVNHLTKTETGIVFSSISLFSIIFQPVFGLVSDKLGLRKHLLWIITVLLILFAPFFIFVLSPLLQINIFAGALAGGIYLGVVFSSGSGAVEAYIERVSRANRFEYGKVRVSGCVGWALCASITGILFNIDPNITFWIASGFALVLGVLLWVSRPEGSNTERVIDALGANQRAFSLRTAAELLRMPRFWGFMVYVVGVASVYDVFDQQFANFFKGFFSSPQRGTEVFGFVTTGGELLNALIMFFAPAIVNRIGAKNALLIAGVIMSTRILGSSFASSATEVVILKMLHMFELPFLLVGTFKYISSAFNPTLSATLFLIGFNLSKQLSGVVLSTWVGRMYDTVGFHQAYLVLGCLTLAFTVISMFTLKGTKTLLPATRYKSAT
- a CDS encoding DUF4142 domain-containing protein, whose amino-acid sequence is MQNSKTLKGLLAVSAVVAMFSTAGVQAQTATSGAQNAPAGQAGANTTLSAGDEKAVKDMAQANINEIAAAKMALTKAQSSETKAFAQKMIADHGDALTKVKTVAEQKGVTLPTEPDAKHKAMAAKLAAKSGDAFDKMYMENAGIKDHKMVLSTLQSDATKIKDPDVKALADAHTPVVEQHLKPAQHMAM
- a CDS encoding GNAT family N-acetyltransferase, with the protein product MPIQQAPRLETERLVLKQFTLDDFPALQACWADPEMIKLNRGELPTSEFIWSRLLRYIGHWHALGYGYWAVFEKTTNLYVGAFGFQDAHRDITPALPCPEAGWTLIADARGKGYASEAIAAILHWADNALPSDVCCIIAEENQRSNYLAERYGFRFQHHLCYRGKQVRLLIRPQHSAAE
- a CDS encoding LacI family DNA-binding transcriptional regulator; translated protein: MQRRTSTLEDVAREAGVSQQTVSRVLNRPDVVSERTRNRVIHAMQALHYVPNRSAQLLAGKSAPSIGLITASLTLHAPSQIAAAIKSYAGAHQLEVVIAMPVMVDYASLQARLNEFRAQNIRGAIINLPLESSLAEKLVSENPDICCLFLDISPETDVCCVRFNHLDGCGACVSHLWELGHRDFGLLAGPESSVSARMRLSSWRETLHRHGVSNAVTVFGDWSAASGWHKAFELLHQHSRISAIVVANDQMALGVLSALAQLHRTGSRAVSVTGYDDTADSLYFQPPLTTVAQDFNKLGKRAVELLIQKMAAPQIRIRELLPTHLIIRQSTWPYGQQNQNEQESVIAQLKTLVEKL
- a CDS encoding zinc-dependent alcohol dehydrogenase family protein encodes the protein MSKVVTFNRTGGPEVLEIVDVQVPAPGAGEVQIRVHAIGLNRAEIMYRNGQYVIEPEFPARLGYEAAGVVEAVGEHVESVAKGDVVSVIPSFMFSEYGMYGELVNAPAHAVVKHPGNLSFEQAAASWMMYVTAYGALVEYGNLQADQNVIIRAASSSVGLAAIQIANMLGAKPIALTRTSEKRDLLLKAGAAAVIATAEQDMVAEINQATQGEGAHIVFDPVGGPDAAKLMQTMAPQGIYFQYGALDSRDMVVPVFEILGKHLTLRGYELFEITTDAEKMARAKSFVTEGLRSGKLKPVIDKTFTLDDIADAHRYMEANGQTGKIIVTVE
- a CDS encoding LysR family transcriptional regulator, with the protein product MRSNMIEYMTIFIQVVELGSFTKAADVLQLHRPAVSKAIQHLEDDLGIKLIHRTTRKLSVTAEGDEFYQRAKHVLAEVDNMMASFSPTLPPRGRLRLDVPLALAHAIIIPHLMAFQSLYPDIEMVLVSSDKKTDLIGEGVDCVVRLGELQDSSFISRRIGEIRMVTCAAPSYLQRHGRPTTLADLEQHRAVNFFSDHSRDVMEWKFIENGVVVSRRPVGSMLVDNSDILLSCALAGLGIIQASCNALAPHIASGKLEAILTQYPCVSKPVSVMYPDRRNLSPQVRVFIDWFSDLFARQIA
- a CDS encoding beta-galactosidase — encoded protein: MRHLDRPASSGLQFHDVLAREDWQNQTITHLNRLAAHPTFASWRDLGAARENQPSAQRRLLDGQWQFAYARSPFEVDASWLESDLAESRSTTVPSNWQMAGYDAPIYTNVRYPIETTPPRVPEENPTGCYSLTFSVEENWQTEGQTQIIFDGVNSAFHLWCNGEWIGYSQDSRLPAAFDLSAALKPGENRLCVMVMRWSAGTWLEDQDMWRMSGIFRSVWLLNKPTLHLSDVQLTPELDALYRDAELVVNVSVAGLKQLPENLTISVEVWDNAEQVASHRQPPGSPTIDERGNYAERAVMRLPVARPALWSAETPHCYRAVVSLWGGDTLIEAEAWDIGFRRVEISNGLLKLNGKPLLIRGVNRHEHHPERGQVVTEEDMVQDILLMKQHNFNAVRCSHYPNVPRWYELCNRYGLYVVDEANIETHGMVPMNRLSDDPAWLPAWSARVTRMVQCNRNHPSIIIWSLGNESGGGGNHEAMYHWLKRNDPSRPVQYEGGGANSTTTDILCPMYARVESDLLIPAVPKWGIKKWISLPGEQRPLILCEYAHAMGNSLGNYADYWQAFRDYPRLQGGFVWDWADQAITKTFDDGSVGWAYGGDFGDKPNDRQFCMNGLVFPDRRPHPSLIEAMHAQQYFQFALVSQNPLRISLTSEYLFRTTDNEELHWRVQASGETLAAGHTTLALAPEAYAELTLSEELTLPAGATEVWLTLEVIQPDRTAWSDAGHRVAWQQFALAAPLVLQTPSPAADAPELNHSDTAWTVRSGVQQWIIDRQSGLLTHWQVDGVEQLLTPLRDQFVRAPLDNDIGVSEVERIDPNAWVERWKSAGLYHLTARCVQCDAQRLSHEVVIDSRWHYLSNDDVVIVSHWRMTFDAQGTLHLAIDGERAGTLPPLPRVGLHFQVPDQHKPVSWLGFGPHENYPDRRTSACFSRWERPLDEMSTPYIFPTENGLRCDSKALDWGRWHVSGDFHFSVQPYSTKQLMETDHWHWMQPEDGVWITLDGQHMGVGGDDSWTPSVLQQWLLLETRWQYQLTLHFQ